The Numenius arquata chromosome 11, bNumArq3.hap1.1, whole genome shotgun sequence genomic interval ATAGTGGCTGATTTTAATATGTGAAATAGTAAGTGAAAATGCACTGTCCTAAAATATTGTACTGCtgcatgttttaatttttgcttagTGCGGGACTCGGCTGCATCAGAGCTGCCTTTTAGTTATTCTAGGGAAGGCTGTGTAGTGCTATTATTGCATCCATGAAATGTAAATGCTGTTGTGGCATATTTATGTTGCTGCTATAACCACTGAGGTAAGTAGGGTGGCTCAGGAGCGAGGAAGATGTTGAGGGCTGAAGGAATGTGTGCAAACAGCTTCTAAATggtattttttcttaatgagtgAGTATCTGTACATTGTTACTCTGTTTAAAAAGACATCTCTAAGTACAGAAAGGTGTAAAGATCACCTACAACAAAGACTTGTTTTTGCTGAATTTTAGGGATACAGCAGGCCAGGAGAGATTCCGCACGATCACAACAGCTTACTACAGAGGAGCCATGGTAAGTGctctcacttcaaaaaaaaaattagtcataaCTAGTGTAACTGGTTTGCTGTTCCTAAGGTTAGATCACATAAGTCTTTAACTGGAGGACTGGATAATTGTGGCTTGAGATGCGGGGAATAAATTTTGTGGTTTgattggagtttttttgtttttcattttttgaaccTGCTGGTGCTTTGTCTAGTCCTGTTTTTGTGATGAAACAATGCCCTATtgtcttttttaatataattaacaTTTCTGCAGATTATAATAGGCTTATGTTGCCAAGCTTTAATCAGACAAGGTTTTTTAATGCAATCTGTGCCTTCAAACAATTGAAATGTTTGAGAAAAagataattaattattttaattttaaaagtgtatttcacTGAGTTGCTCTTTCTTCAGCCAGTGGAGAATCTAAAATCTGGGTTATAAATACAATCACCTACAAAAGCTACTGTTACTTTTTCCTCTATTAAGAATCACTTGAAGTCCAATAACTGACTTGGAGCCTGCACTCTTTGTGGTACAACTGCTTGTAATGGCTCTTAATGCTACGATTTGAGATACTTTGTTGGGACACTGTTGATTTCAACTTGCTGATTACTAGCTATGCTGCTACCACATGTTCTTACCACTTTGTCATATGTTGAATTTCTTGCAAGTATAATCAAACCCACATGAGAGATCAGAAGTGAATCAGTAGTGGTAGCTCATCTAACtagattttcttaattttatttagggAATTATGCTggtgtatgacatcacaaatgaAAAGTCTTTTGACAACATAAAAAACTGGATAAGAAACATAGAGGAGGTAGGTGCTTTGGAAAGTACTTCTTACTCATTCCATCTTATGATTTCCCTGGGACAACTAATAATCAAGTAATTACTTTCATTATAGTAGGCAGCACATATGGCCAAATTAGACTATGCAGTGCATGCAACAGTGGTTATTAGTGGGGAGAATATTACTTCATTCATCTAGGGATAGAAGGTAGAATAtctaagtttttaaaaagtaagcataaagtgtttaaaaactgCTCCTACTATATGATttctattgttcttttttttccttttgggtgtGTCTAAGGTATGGGAAGGACCAAGATCTTGGGGTGTCTACCTTTCACCAAGATGATGACAGATCTGTCTAATTGCAGTTGTTACTGTGTTGTGGTTTTATTAATTTAGAGATTTTTTGACCTTTTCATTTGGTCTTGAATAAGTGTCCTTCCTGCTAACTTAGTGTAAATTATTTAATGGGACATGCTGTCAAGTAGGGATAGGTCATTATGAAGTTAGAGGAGAAACCTTAGTTTTAGTGAAGCCGTAGTTAGGGAACAGAAtcttactgggtttttttccttaaacataaAATCTATGGGCTTAAGTATTGCTTTTTGACTCTTAAGCAAAATTCCTGTATTAGTGACCAATTTAATCCAATAGTGACAGGGCGAGAAAAGTTCTCTTGTTGAAGttctcttgctgaagtcattattacttaaaaagTCTTTTATTAATAGTCCATTTTAAAAACGCAAATATATTGTATAATGATACTCCAACTAAATACCCCAGATGTCCATGTACCACTTGGAAGTAAAGTGTGTACCGGTAGTTTTCCGGAATAACCAAATGCCTGTGCATGTTGCAGCCTGGTACAGAGCTCATGGTACTGTATCTGGTCTGTAATAATACTCAAGCAAATTTAATCTAGGAGTATGTATTCCagcttattttaatatttaaatgttaaattgCCTGTTTCAGAAGTCAGTTTCTTTCTCAGTAATGCCTTCACGTtagataactttttaaaaataaaatactcatttGGGGATGAGTTTGACACATAAGTTTCTTTTAAATAGTGGTGTACTTCATTTCTGAGAAATCACTTTTTCTTCATTCAGCATGCCTCTTCAGACGTAGAAAGAATGATCCTGGGTAACAAGTGTGATATGAATGAAAAAAGACAAGTCTcgaaagaaaaaggggagaaggtAAGCTTTGGTGACTTACCTTACTTGAAAGCCTACTTTTCTTAGGATTTTGGCTGCTGGATATTTGGTATGTTTCAGGCATATGAGAGATAATGGGCCTCAAACCTCTTGTTTTGGAAACTTTCATGTATTATAGGAtgccaggtttggggtttttgtttttaaatagcactTGACTGTCTTCAAGTTTGCATAAACTTAATGGTACTGTTGTCTTGAGGGGAAGATCTTGTAAAGAATTGTGACCTTTGCTCTAGCATCAAGTATTCTAAATCTCAACATAAAGCTTTGTTATAGTTTGATCGTGCTGTACTCACTCCACCCTGGTGGTTGCTTACTCTTGTCATAAGTACTGTTATTAAAGCTTAAGTAATAACTTGTTCTGCAGAACAAACAAGCAAGTAAGAATACTATATAATCTATGATGTACACAGCTAAAGTAGCGTGGTTGCTGCTAACAGAACTTACGGTGTGATTGTATGTAGTTATCTGGTCCATAATTCCATATCAATGAAGATTCTATCTTAGTGTTCTTTTAGGTCCTAAATAAGTTTTTTTGTGAGCAATTAATCTCTTTGTTGGTTTTGAATTTACATGAGGGTATGACCTGTTCTAATATTTTTGTCTAATTGTCCGGTAACTTTAATGTTTTtacaagagaaaagcagaaacgaagcttgtttggttttgtattgAAAGCTTGCTGCAGCGTACAGCATCTCTTCTCTTATGAACCTATGTGAAACATTCCAAACGTTTTTACAAAGGAACTTCAAATACACTAATTAACTTTAACCTCTCTTCCAGTTAGCGATTGATTATGGAATCAAATTTTTGGAGACGAGTGCAAAATCCAGCATAAATGTGGAAGAGGTAAGAGATGGGTGTTAACTGAAGTGTGTTTCTGGAACTAGTACTAAGGAGGCATGTTTCATGATCCACTGGGCTTTCTGACCTGATCTGCTTCCTGAAGTCCCAACTGTGCTCCTGGGTCACCAGTTGTGTTGTATTCAGAGAGCTGCTGTAAAATCCAGCATTTCTTGTTTCCTGGGAATGTCtggaattgttttttaaatggatgttAACAGAGTGGTTTACTGTTACTGTAGCAAACAGTTTCTTTAGACTTCGGTGCCTTGCTACTGAAATTGCAAGTGCTTTTGGACAGGGAACGGGTGTAACTTTAGAACGATGCTTTGTGCAGGAAATTGGATTCAAGATTCAAGATCGGATTCAGGTAAAGTGAATCCACTTTCAGAATAACTTGCTACTGTGTCTAGGAGCCTTTAGGTTACTATTAAATATGTTCTATGCAAATGAGAATGAAAATTTGTATGTTAACCTGAAACATCAGCATAGACTGTCGTAGGCTCATGGTAGAAGAGGAAGAAGGCTTATAATACTCTATCTATGGACTTGCAATCAGTTTtcctgcaaatatatttttttgcaaaaaacaCAAGATCCCTATTTATGAGAGCATCAGGAAATACGATCGGAAGGAAGAGTGGCTCTAATCCAGTCTGTCTTATCATGAATCACTCCTGTTGTctcagggagggtggggggaggatcTTAATTCTATGAAAAGCATGGACAAGAAAATAATATGGTATCAAAAGGCAGTTATATTAAGATACATTCATTCAGATAAGGTAGACTTATTCTTAAATGTTGTTCCTGTACGTAATCATTTATAAGTTTTTCCATGTCTATTGATGGGATACCGTTTAAAAGTCTTCCAAACACGTACTTAATTCGGATCACGCAGCTAACAAATTAACTAGAAACTAGAGAGATTGTTGCTTTAAAATAATGTGACTGGTGCTGTGCCTGCAAAGCATTCTTTTTTCCGATCGCAGGATGATTGTTACACAGTATAGTTAGACTGGACGTATTTGCATTGTGCTGCATCTTGGATAGTGCTTGACCTGGTTTTCACAGTGTCGCTATGATTCTTACAGCAGACAACCGAAATGTGAACACTAGATAGCAATAGTCTCCTAATAGAAAATTACCTATCTTCCTCATTAGTTCCTCCAGACGGTTGACTTGCACTTTCATGACACGCCCACCAATTTCATTTTAACTCCTGTAGGTCATTAAATGCACAACACCAGTTTGTGCTTACTCTGAACCACTTGGctatctgaatatttttttttttttttaattcagaagtgaagaaagcattaaaaaaaagcatctggGATAGGCATTCAGCAAGTAATGCTTTGGTCTTCTTTCCACCAAATGCTTAACTTGTGGGAAATGACACATATTCATGTGATCAGCAGTGAATTCATTTATTTGTTGTGATTTATTTGCATTAAATGAGTGTCTCTCTTTGGATATATTCCAAAGACAATGTGAGAGGAAATGTTTGGTTTTATACATTCTGGAACTGTTGATTGTTGGTATCTCCAGATAGCCTAAGATACTGCTTTTCCCTGCTTCTGGAGAATCGCAGAATTTTTCTGCTACAGAAGTTTCTTTGCTCCTTCATATGTTGAAGTCTGAGATGCTGAGATTTgccagaatgattttttttttttttaattattattttttaatagggaTGTTGGAAGCATAAATAACATTATAGGTAGCTCAGAGGCAAAACTTTAGAGGACAGAAGGCAAGCTAACCTTAATGTGAATTCCCAAGCATTGCCTCGCTGGAGGTTCCTAGTTGGGAGGTACAATACAGtttggccaaaaaaaccccacccaactcTAAGTGTGtgcagctttctcttcagcagattttttaaattttttttttgcctaagagGTATGTGATGGGAAAGTCTGTTCACTTGCTTTAAAGATTGGAGGGATGGAGAtcaaaaatagttttttcttATAAAGCATGCTTATTGCAGTTTTAAGTAAACAGCTGTTGTACATAGAATGCCTTGCAGCTCAAAGTGCTTGCCTACAGAATACTGTGCTGTTGATGTGTCTGGCTACTCCAAATCTATCTTGTCTTTAATGTGTCTTGTGactaacacttttctttttttatttccactcctCACCAGGCATTTTTCACACTTGCACGGGACATTATGACAAAGCTCAACAGAAAAATGGTTTGTATTTCCAATTGGCATACAAACTAGATATATTGAAATGACTGACGTAATAATTGGCTCAGTAGTAGCCCTGCCAGAAAGCTCCTGGGGCTGTCAGTGGATGCTAGATCAAATTTGAGCAAACAGTGCTTTATCACATTTTATTAAACATCAGCGTGtaattgttctttattttccatgGACGTTAACATTGGGCAGCATGAAACTGATGTGTTCTTTTAAACTATACCAGTGGGATCCTTGCTTTATTAAACATCATATTATGTAGTCACTCCTTCAGCTAATACTTGAGATCTGGGTTGTtggataaatatttctttttaaaataggcAGTTTTATTGAGCAATTAACAGTGTCTGGATAACTGAGGAGCTCAAGTTGCAACAGACCTCTGCTCTGGTTATTGCTTTGCAAGGAGCGGGAGAAGTGGGGAAGGAAACTGGGAAGGCTagactaatttttttctgcattttatgatGTTGAtactcttttctctttcagaatgaCAACAGTTCATCAGGGGCAGGTGGGCcggtaaaaataacagaaaaccgATCTAAGAAGAGCAGCTTCTTTCGATGCACGCTACTTTGATGAACTTCTAATGATAGACTGCAGCACACTTAgaaccttttctgcttctttgaaagcaCAGGGTCACAAAGCCTCAGAAATAATACCACCAAGCTGCTGCTGAGAGCTCCATTGAACGTAGACTGCGATACACAAAATACCAAGTGGATTTTGCTCACTAAGCCTATTGACCTGTCAGGCTCTTCTTTCTCAGATATGGAAGCTATGAAGTGGAGACACAAATGCAAGAGttaacttgttttccttttttactttctgttttaTTGCCTGTTGCAAAAGCTGCtatgtttcttttaactttgcaCATCCATATTGGCCTCTTACTGCCTGTTACAGCACAATCTTACATTTGTATTTGCACAGTTTGACTTGTAAAAAAGATACTTAACAGATTTgtgcaggtttttctttctttatttaaacaaatttattttcaagCAGAAGAGCCAGGGGAAAAATTAAGTCTCACTTCCATTATTTTCTATGCTGTATACTTGTGGCCATGACTGCAGTATGGATGTTGGCGCTCTAGTGATGAGAATTACTGTAACAATTGGCATTTAACAATTTGTATGGGTTTTGTTTCTTAGATGCACAAATCTGTTCACACAGAAGCTATGGCTTCTATTCTGAATGTGGtatgttgcttttctttctttaccGGACTTGGCAAGGTTGCGTTCTGAATTGCCAGTCACTGATTCACAGATGCACCTTTCAGTTACTTGAATAAACACAGTGTCTTTCCTCACTTAACTTCCCTTTATTAGCTCAAACTGTCTGCACCTTTTTTGTTTCTGATGAGGAAGTACGCTCTGGAGTTGAAATCATCGTCACAGATTGGCCTCATCACTATCACTTAAGTGGCTTGTGGAAGCTGAATGCATGAGTTTTGAGTAACCGCTTTGTGGATTCATTTGTTCAGAAATGACTGCTTCTAAAGGTGACTTCCATTTCTGCTGTCATTCTAAGGACAGTTTGTTCATGTCTGTAAGCGTCGACCCTTGGCAACAGAGGTGTCTGCAAACTAGCGCTTCCTGTGCAGTTTTTAAAGTTTGTCAAGTTCTGGCACTATGGAAACGGTCCCGTTAGGGCTATAATGTACTATTAGTTAAGCAGTTAATGCTGAATGTGTGAAGCCCTCTTTGGTCTGCTCAAGCAGTTAAgttattttttcatcaaaaacTGGTACAGTGACCTAGACTGTTAGAAGCAGAGTTGAAACGTAGTTGCCTTTTTTACTCAACTGAGCATTGTATAACCTAGTCTTTGTTCTACTACTTTTTTATTGTCTTCTGGAAAAGTTCCTCGATGAGcaatgaaaacaggtgctttagTTCTGTTGATGTGCCAAATTTGGACCATTGTAAGCTTTAACTACAAGTTTGTGTCGAGCATGTTTGTTATTAGGGGATAGGGCATTCTGTCACTGTCAAAGTTACTGTCTGGCTTTAGTGCTTGCTCTTCCTTCGCTGCGCTGTCGAGAGCTGTCAACAGCCAGTTGAGCGCTCCCACAGGTAACCACTTTGTTTTGTGGTATCAGGTACTGGATTTGTCATCTCTGGATGTGTTGTAAATAATTTGAAAGCGAACGGGCCAATAGTGTTAGGTTTAAAGACGTTTGATTTTGAAAGGTTTAGTGTTGGTAGCTGGTCCCATAAAGTTTTAAGTGGTTATCGGCCTGTCCCCACATGTAGTCTGATAGAAATAGTGATTGTAACTAGATGGCGAATCTCATAAACTGCTGTTGCTGcactaaaacagaaaaatcttcatGGCAACAAGGTttagtgaaaaaaacaaagcaaccctGACTGCTCTGTTGTCTACCCTTGATGTTTTTCTCGGACAGGCTAAAGCAGTTATGTTTTCTGTATGGTTTCAAAAAGTGCTTCTATACAGAAAGTGTTGTGACACCAATTATGaatgttgtttattttcagtaatttacCTCTGACTTATTTGGTGTCGTAATACTTTGATTTTTATCTCAGGGGTTGTCTTCAAACCAAAACTGACATGTTCTGTGTTTGGCACCGTTTACAGAATGCTTTGTATTGTTTTTCCTGTCTTCGCTGTGTGGTTAAATGTTCATTCAATATTAGTCTCCATGAActtccctttgaaagagcctgtAAGTAGTAGAGTCTATGAAGTGCTTCTTGAAGCAGCAGCGAATTTGGGGTATCTGCtctgtggggggggtggggagggcgggGAGAAGAAAAACTTGCTATTTTCTTACATTTAGCTGTGCTAAACTGTACATAAATGTGAGGTAAGACCATAGGAAATTCACTTTATGCATGataaaataatacagtaaatatttcactttgcttAATGTTCATGTAAAGTTCATCTTTTTCTATTTGTAGAAGAATTTAATGCAATTTTGTTGTCCCCTGCTGAAACTGAAGAATTCTAATTTCATGTGGTCTTATGGATAAGGTAAAATgcagatttctctctctttctttgttgttttgccCCCGCCCCTCTTCTCCAGCAGTATTAATAATGGCTGAGTGGCTGCACTTTATGGGTGTGCTAACTTGTGGTCAGTGTAGACCTCTTTCTGTGTACAGTCTGCCGTGTCAGACGTTGAAAAATGTGCTGTATCTTAGCGTGCAAATCAGCTGTGTTTTACTGGGAATTTTTTTAGCTATATTTTCCTTTAGATGAGCGGGTGGTGATAAATGGTATGTTCTGCCTACGCATCAGATGCTGGGTACTACAGGCTTTTCTAATATCACTATGATTGTTTTGTGCAGTCTCTGTTGCTACTTTGCTCAAGGCTATATAATCTACATTTTGAAGGACTCTTAACTATACCTCAGTCAACTAGTTAGTGTTCTAATGTCCATTAGAATGAAAGTCATATAATTATTATTCATTAAGCAGcaaatgtatttctgttttgttccagAAATTGCCATTAACCTTTCAGGAAAGGCAGACATTTTTTGGTGGATTTCGATAAAACGAAAATGCTATTTATGCTGTTGAGTTTTATGAAGTCTCTCCCTCAGCCCCATGTCTGTATGCTGTAATCTGGACCAATATTTCtctaaatggtttaaaaaaatccccaaaaaccccaaccaaccaaaacccaaactggTCTCAGTGCTTTGCAATTTTAGCTTTCAGTCCGTGCACAGCAAAACATGCACAAGACGTTTTTGTTGAGTGTATATAGAATAATTGATTTATTATTACTCTCTGGAAGTTCTATTATTGCTAAAGCTTAAACCACTTGTGAAACTTCACACAGCTCACTTTTCTACTTGGGGCACAGTCTCAAAAGTGCTAATTGACTTTTCAGACCTGTAGTTCTTTTTACAAAAGTATTTCCCGTTGTAAGTACATTTCCCACACTAGTCTGCTGAAGTCAAGTGAATTAAGTGGATCATTTTCACAAGTGAATAAAGGAGTCTTGAATATACATATCACATTAAAATATTGTGAATGGATAACGATTTGAAAGTACGTGAATAATATGTAAAATGCATAAATGTGTTATTTGTGAAAATGCATCTGGTTTTTGATTATCTATTAATGTAACAGAATTTTTGCAATGTTAAACTTCTTAAAGATTGGTCTGTAGGTGATAATAGGTCTTTTATTCTCCTCCATTCACTGCACTGCTTATGCCATTCTCATTCTTATAAATAAaacttgtatttctttcttccacaaaagcaggatttccattgatttttcttGGTTCTGGTGGATTTAAGTATTTTAGTGCATTCCTATGGCCTTACgaacatttttgaaaataaaacttcaatTACAGTTATTTTAATGCTATATAGCtactaaattcaaaataaaaagtatagTCCTTGAGAAAA includes:
- the RAB8B gene encoding ras-related protein Rab-8B isoform X3, which produces MAKTYDYLFKLLLIGDSGVGKTCLLFRFSEDAFNTTFISTIGIDFKIRTIELDGKKIKLQIWDTAGQERFRTITTAYYRGAMGIMLVYDITNEKSFDNIKNWIRNIEEHASSDVERMILGNKCDMNEKRQVSKEKGEKLAIDYGIKFLETSAKSSINVEEAFFTLARDIMTKLNRKMNDNSSSGAEEFNAILLSPAETEEF
- the RAB8B gene encoding ras-related protein Rab-8B isoform X1, whose product is MAKTYDYLFKLLLIGDSGVGKTCLLFRFSEDAFNTTFISTIGIDFKIRTIELDGKKIKLQIWDTAGQERFRTITTAYYRGAMGIMLVYDITNEKSFDNIKNWIRNIEEHASSDVERMILGNKCDMNEKRQVSKEKGEKLAIDYGIKFLETSAKSSINVEEAFFTLARDIMTKLNRKMNDNSSSGAGSQSLRNNTTKLLLRAPLNVDCDTQNTKWILLTKPIDLSGSSFSDMEAMKWRHKCKKEFNAILLSPAETEEF
- the RAB8B gene encoding ras-related protein Rab-8B isoform X2 yields the protein MAKTYDYLFKLLLIGDSGVGKTCLLFRFSEDAFNTTFISTIGIDFKIRTIELDGKKIKLQIWDTAGQERFRTITTAYYRGAMGIMLVYDITNEKSFDNIKNWIRNIEEHASSDVERMILGNKCDMNEKRQVSKEKGEKLAIDYGIKFLETSAKSSINVEEAFFTLARDIMTKLNRKMNDNSSSGAGSQSLRNNTTKLLLRAPLNVDCDTQNTKWILLTKPIDLSGSSFSDMEAMKWRHKCKS